In Ovis canadensis isolate MfBH-ARS-UI-01 breed Bighorn chromosome 11, ARS-UI_OviCan_v2, whole genome shotgun sequence, one genomic interval encodes:
- the WIPF2 gene encoding WAS/WASL-interacting protein family member 2 isoform X1: protein MPIPPPPPPPPGPPPPPTFHQANTEPPKLSRDEQRGRGALLQDICKGTKLKKVTNVNDRSAPILEKPKGSSGGYGSGAAALQAKGGLFQGGVPKLRPVGAKDSSENLAGKPALQVPSSRAAAPRPPGTTASGRPQDDTDSSRASLPELPRTQRPSLPDLSRPSPTSSTGMKHSSSAPPPPPPGRRANAPPTPLPMHSNKAVAYNREKPLPPTPGQRLHLGREGPSAPPPVKPPPSPVNVRSGPSGQSLAPPPPPYRQPPGVPNGPSSPTNESAPELPQRHNSLHRKTPGPARGLAPPPPTSASPSSQSNRPPPPTRDPPSRGAAPPPPPLMIRNGARDAPPPPPPYRVHGSEPLSRGKPPPPPSRTPAGPPPPPPPLRNGHRDSITTVRSFLDDFESKYSFHPVEDFPAPEEYKHFQRIYPSKTNRAARGAPPLPPILR, encoded by the exons atgccaattcctcctcctcctccaccaccccccggtcctcctccacctcccactTTTCATCAG GCAAACACTGAGCCGCCCAAGCTGAGTAGAGATGAGCAGCGGGGTCGAGGCGCCCTCTTACAGGACATCTGCAAGGGCACTAAGCTGAAGAAGGTGACCAACGTTAATGATCGGAGCGCGCCCATCCTCGAGA AACCCAAAGGAAGCAGTGGTGGTTACGGTTCTGGAGCAGCTGCCCTGCAGGCCAAGGGAGGTCTCTTCCAAGGAGGAGTGCCGAAGCTGCGCCCTGTGGGAGCCAAGGACAGTTCAG AGAACCTGGCTGGTAAGCCAGCCCTCCAAGTCCCCAGTTCCCGAGCTGCTGCCCCGAGGCCTCCAGGGACCACAGCCAGCGGGCGTCCTCAAGATGACACAGACAGCAGCCGGGCCTCACTCCCAGAGCTGCCCCGGACGCAGAGACCCTCGTTACCGGACCTCTCTCGGCCCAGTCCCACCAGCAGTACCGGGATGAAGCACAGCTCCTCcgcccctcctccacctcccccgGGGCGGCGTGCCAACGCCCCCCCCACGCCCCTGCCtatgcacagcaacaaagccgTGGCCTACAACAGAGAGAAACCCCTGCCGCCCACGCCTGGACAGAGGCTTCACCTGGGTCGAGAGGGACCTTCTGCTCCACCCCCAGTCAAGCCGCCTCCTTCCCCTGTGAATGTCAGATCGGGACCAAGTGGCCAGTCTCTGGCTCCTCCTCCGCCGCCTTACCGCCAGCCTCCTGGGGTCCCCAATGGACCCTCCAGTCCCACGAATGAGTCAGCCCCTGAGCTGCCACAGAGACACAATTCTTTGCATAGGAAGACTCCAGGGCCTGCCAGAGGCCTGGCGCCTCCTCCGCCCACCTCAGCCTCCCCCTCTTCACAGAGTAATAGGCCACCTCCCCCAACCCGTGACCCCCCCAGCCGGGGAGCAG CTCCTCCACCCCCGCCACTGATGATCCGAAATGGTGCCAGGgatgccccccctcccccaccaccatacCGAGTGCACGGGTCAGAACCCCTGAGCCGAGGAAAGCCCCCACCTCCGCCCTCAAGAACGCCAGCCGGGCCTCCTCCGCCACCGCCGCCCCTGAGGAATGGCCACAGAGATTCCATCACCACTGTCCGATCTTTCTTGG ATGATTTTGAGTCAAAATATTCTTTCCATCCAGTCGAAGACTTTCCTGCTCCAGAAGAGTATAAACACTTTCAGAGGATATATCCCAGCAAAACAAACCGAG ctgcCCGTGGAGCCCCACCTCTGCCCCCCATTCTCAGGTGA
- the WIPF2 gene encoding WAS/WASL-interacting protein family member 2 isoform X2 produces MPIPPPPPPPPGPPPPPTFHQANTEPPKLSRDEQRGRGALLQDICKGTKLKKVTNVNDRSAPILEKPKGSSGGYGSGAAALQAKGGLFQGGVPKLRPVGAKDSSENLAGKPALQVPSSRAAAPRPPGTTASGRPQDDTDSSRASLPELPRTQRPSLPDLSRPSPTSSTGMKHSSSAPPPPPPGRRANAPPTPLPMHSNKAVAYNREKPLPPTPGQRLHLGREGPSAPPPVKPPPSPVNVRSGPSGQSLAPPPPPYRQPPGVPNGPSSPTNESAPELPQRHNSLHRKTPGPARGLAPPPPTSASPSSQSNRPPPPTRDPPSRGAGKCLEVPCVSPHTQTESLFLFTLLTKAVLQ; encoded by the exons atgccaattcctcctcctcctccaccaccccccggtcctcctccacctcccactTTTCATCAG GCAAACACTGAGCCGCCCAAGCTGAGTAGAGATGAGCAGCGGGGTCGAGGCGCCCTCTTACAGGACATCTGCAAGGGCACTAAGCTGAAGAAGGTGACCAACGTTAATGATCGGAGCGCGCCCATCCTCGAGA AACCCAAAGGAAGCAGTGGTGGTTACGGTTCTGGAGCAGCTGCCCTGCAGGCCAAGGGAGGTCTCTTCCAAGGAGGAGTGCCGAAGCTGCGCCCTGTGGGAGCCAAGGACAGTTCAG AGAACCTGGCTGGTAAGCCAGCCCTCCAAGTCCCCAGTTCCCGAGCTGCTGCCCCGAGGCCTCCAGGGACCACAGCCAGCGGGCGTCCTCAAGATGACACAGACAGCAGCCGGGCCTCACTCCCAGAGCTGCCCCGGACGCAGAGACCCTCGTTACCGGACCTCTCTCGGCCCAGTCCCACCAGCAGTACCGGGATGAAGCACAGCTCCTCcgcccctcctccacctcccccgGGGCGGCGTGCCAACGCCCCCCCCACGCCCCTGCCtatgcacagcaacaaagccgTGGCCTACAACAGAGAGAAACCCCTGCCGCCCACGCCTGGACAGAGGCTTCACCTGGGTCGAGAGGGACCTTCTGCTCCACCCCCAGTCAAGCCGCCTCCTTCCCCTGTGAATGTCAGATCGGGACCAAGTGGCCAGTCTCTGGCTCCTCCTCCGCCGCCTTACCGCCAGCCTCCTGGGGTCCCCAATGGACCCTCCAGTCCCACGAATGAGTCAGCCCCTGAGCTGCCACAGAGACACAATTCTTTGCATAGGAAGACTCCAGGGCCTGCCAGAGGCCTGGCGCCTCCTCCGCCCACCTCAGCCTCCCCCTCTTCACAGAGTAATAGGCCACCTCCCCCAACCCGTGACCCCCCCAGCCGGGGAGCAGGTAAGTGCCTGGAAGTACCTTGTGTTTCCCCTCATACCCAAACTGAGTCTCTCTTCCTTTTCACCCTTCTCACCAAAGCTGTCCTTCAGTGA